One Sodalinema gerasimenkoae IPPAS B-353 DNA segment encodes these proteins:
- a CDS encoding ArnT family glycosyltransferase, with protein sequence MVISKYSKPTIFLVLVFVICFLSRVFFSQVPINVDENRWFIRGSGFFAQVLSGDLEKFRETYYQHHPGVPTMWINGFGITLGCVVERWFPLHLNLNPESVRHCIYLFREQNFVSIDSYVLTRIIQGVFTSALITLSSWLVARLVNLKIAIIWIAILALEPFFLAYQRLLITDSLQCGFILVSVLALFLHWRLASGKSYLILSGVAMGMAIATKTTTILLFPGLMAIAVLMELQYFQPILRQKGISEQAKDIGIWTFCIIATFILIWPAMWVAPWQTISSLIRDLRQETQQGGPFFLGQYRDRDWINTLFYPVVMLYRLSPLLLLSSFTSVLIASVTAWRPQIIYQKYLVANFILLLSFIWMITLPGNKFDRYILPIVPFLALNAAIASFIVLKRLKQYLNRRYPKILSKTPQNNGLVFNVLILFILGLQMITVYPFLPYYISYYNPLLGGPRIAEYVIMRGQGEGLDLAGNWLNRQTNSEDLVVASPYRFALAPYVHGQVLDVSRNFGSSWTQRWLRNANFVIFYVNQIQRQFLTKPEVVEYFIRQEPVHIVHLNGVDYATIYPGPIARPEEMQTIITPEEAIEADGLTLRGYTLTSDSLTPGDPLELTLYWDILEAIPSQTTFTLSIQQDNTLLMAIPRVILQGFLGDDAIEAGKTIRDLQFLSFPVTLPAGDYEIAISLSSPLLSADEALVDMGTSIPKTIGLFKMLPSED encoded by the coding sequence ATGGTAATCTCGAAATACTCTAAGCCAACGATTTTTCTGGTTCTTGTCTTTGTAATTTGCTTTTTGTCCCGAGTTTTTTTCTCTCAGGTTCCCATTAATGTTGACGAAAACCGTTGGTTTATTCGGGGAAGTGGGTTTTTCGCTCAAGTCTTATCTGGGGATTTAGAGAAATTTCGGGAGACCTATTATCAACATCATCCGGGAGTACCAACCATGTGGATTAATGGTTTTGGTATCACCCTGGGCTGTGTGGTTGAGCGTTGGTTTCCCCTTCATTTAAATCTTAATCCAGAGTCGGTTAGACATTGTATTTACCTATTTCGAGAACAGAATTTTGTTTCGATTGACTCTTATGTTCTCACTCGTATTATTCAAGGGGTGTTTACATCAGCGTTGATCACGTTATCATCTTGGCTGGTGGCTCGCTTAGTTAACCTAAAAATTGCAATTATTTGGATTGCAATTTTAGCTCTAGAACCCTTTTTTCTGGCATATCAACGCTTACTAATTACCGATTCATTGCAATGTGGGTTTATTTTAGTCAGTGTTTTAGCCTTGTTTCTACATTGGCGGCTAGCGTCAGGGAAATCCTATTTAATCCTCTCCGGCGTGGCTATGGGGATGGCGATCGCAACCAAAACCACGACAATCCTTTTATTTCCAGGCTTGATGGCGATCGCCGTCTTAATGGAACTCCAGTATTTTCAGCCAATCTTGCGCCAAAAAGGCATCTCTGAACAAGCCAAGGATATTGGGATTTGGACTTTTTGTATTATTGCAACCTTTATTCTAATTTGGCCAGCCATGTGGGTTGCCCCCTGGCAAACAATAAGCAGCTTGATTAGGGACTTACGACAAGAAACTCAACAGGGAGGCCCTTTCTTTTTGGGGCAATATCGAGATCGGGATTGGATCAATACTTTATTTTATCCTGTCGTCATGCTTTATCGCCTATCGCCGCTGTTGCTACTGAGTAGCTTTACCTCTGTTCTGATTGCTAGTGTAACGGCTTGGCGACCCCAGATTATTTATCAAAAATACTTGGTTGCCAATTTTATTTTACTTCTATCATTTATTTGGATGATTACACTTCCTGGAAACAAGTTTGATCGCTATATTTTACCCATTGTCCCCTTCCTCGCTCTTAATGCTGCGATCGCGAGCTTCATTGTCCTCAAACGACTCAAGCAATATCTAAATCGCCGCTACCCCAAAATACTTTCGAAAACACCTCAAAACAATGGGTTGGTATTTAATGTTTTAATTCTATTTATTCTAGGACTTCAAATGATTACGGTTTATCCCTTTTTACCCTATTACATTAGTTACTATAACCCCTTGCTCGGAGGCCCAAGAATAGCAGAATATGTCATCATGAGGGGGCAGGGTGAAGGGTTAGATCTAGCAGGAAATTGGCTAAATCGTCAAACCAATTCCGAAGATTTAGTGGTTGCAAGTCCTTACCGATTTGCATTAGCTCCTTATGTTCATGGTCAAGTGTTAGACGTTTCTCGTAATTTTGGAAGCTCCTGGACGCAGCGTTGGTTACGAAATGCCAATTTTGTGATATTTTACGTCAATCAAATTCAGCGACAGTTTCTTACTAAACCGGAAGTTGTTGAGTATTTTATACGTCAAGAGCCTGTGCATATCGTACACCTAAATGGCGTTGACTATGCCACAATTTACCCAGGACCGATCGCCCGGCCTGAAGAGATGCAGACGATCATCACCCCAGAGGAAGCGATTGAAGCTGACGGATTAACATTACGGGGGTATACACTCACCTCTGACAGCCTAACGCCAGGAGATCCCCTGGAACTGACTCTGTATTGGGATATTCTAGAGGCGATTCCCTCTCAGACCACATTTACCCTCAGTATTCAACAGGATAATACCCTACTCATGGCAATTCCCCGAGTCATTCTCCAGGGGTTTTTAGGAGATGATGCCATTGAAGCTGGGAAAACGATTCGTGATCTTCAGTTTTTATCCTTTCCCGTGACCTTACCGGCGGGGGATTATGAAATTGCCATAAGCCTCTCTTCTCCCCTGTTGTCGGCGGATGAGGCCCTGGTGGATATGGGAACCAGCATACCTAAGACGATTGGACTGTTTAAAATGCTACCATCTGAGGATTAA
- a CDS encoding acyltransferase family protein, whose protein sequence is MADPASKPTIFELNLLRVIGIGLILYSHSTPYLGWSPRFDWFIQHPGTVGLGIFFCLSGFLMQRSHVNQGSDFQWFGFIKKRLIRILPLYWLAIIIFVVQFHYFDIFHDLNFKPLLATTLAHLLALQLFFIPKVSEMITLWYIGALIPYYLLFSWTCKFNFRKFIGINGVLWLSAILLKLVIQSSSINLGDVRILLHYPTFLLGVTVATFDPHLVWVKAKSTWLSIFLGLAAIAYIPMVGRENINLGSSVRLSWDSFLHYGYCLVWSLLIIAFVFRITGAFSKTVTGEKPINYLSKISYSVYLFHRPIYGLIYGVVIAFGFDSTPTRTLLFPIATLALLVVSDVLTRLDVNVIKPYATQFLNSN, encoded by the coding sequence ATGGCAGATCCAGCATCTAAACCGACAATTTTTGAACTAAATTTACTTCGAGTCATTGGTATTGGTCTTATCCTCTATTCCCATTCCACCCCCTATTTAGGCTGGTCACCTCGTTTTGATTGGTTTATTCAACATCCAGGAACCGTTGGACTCGGAATCTTTTTCTGTTTATCGGGATTTTTAATGCAGCGGTCTCATGTCAATCAGGGTTCTGATTTTCAGTGGTTTGGTTTTATCAAAAAACGCCTCATACGCATTCTACCGTTATACTGGTTGGCTATCATTATTTTTGTGGTTCAGTTTCACTACTTTGATATTTTCCATGATCTGAATTTCAAGCCTCTTTTGGCAACGACTTTAGCTCATTTATTGGCACTACAACTGTTTTTTATACCAAAGGTTTCTGAAATGATCACCCTTTGGTATATTGGTGCATTAATCCCCTATTACTTACTGTTTAGTTGGACTTGTAAATTTAACTTTAGAAAATTTATCGGTATTAACGGGGTCTTGTGGTTGAGTGCAATTCTTTTAAAGCTAGTCATACAGTCTTCCTCAATAAATTTAGGTGACGTTCGTATTCTATTACACTATCCTACCTTCCTTTTGGGAGTTACTGTAGCAACCTTTGACCCGCATTTAGTTTGGGTTAAAGCTAAATCCACTTGGCTCAGTATCTTCTTAGGACTGGCGGCGATCGCCTATATTCCCATGGTTGGGCGCGAGAATATAAATCTGGGTTCTTCGGTACGTTTAAGTTGGGATAGTTTTCTCCATTATGGCTATTGCTTGGTCTGGTCACTCTTGATTATTGCCTTTGTTTTTAGAATAACGGGAGCTTTCAGTAAAACTGTTACAGGTGAAAAACCAATAAACTATTTATCAAAAATTTCCTATTCTGTTTATTTGTTTCATCGACCTATTTATGGACTCATTTATGGAGTCGTGATAGCCTTTGGTTTTGATTCAACACCAACCAGAACGTTGCTGTTTCCAATCGCAACCCTAGCCCTATTAGTTGTATCAGACGTTTTAACTCGCTTGGATGTTAATGTCATAAAACCTTATGCTACTCAATTCCTGAACTCTAATTAG
- a CDS encoding ArnT family glycosyltransferase: MVIVVFIVSFATRVIAVEVPINVDENLWLFRGLNFVGQLFSGNLSDTYFQHHPGVPTMWVNGLGMTLGCLVENFYPPRINLDSDSLRTCASLLRSQNFAPLETYVITRWIQAIITSGLISVSTWLLSRVLTLKLALITVSILALEPFFLGYQRLVITDSLQTGFMLVSVLALFLHWRMTSGQLYLIASGVTMGLAIATKTTSLLVFPGLLAIALLTELNCVKPLFLKKGLANQFKDVGIWSLCILITFIVIWPAMWVAPIETIARLVEDLRDETQRGSLFFLGRSTREVNALFYPVVLLYRLSPILVIGSLLSLLMSLLSSWRDEGIYQKQLIVNLILVLSFLLVLSVPGNKLDRYILPIIPFLAINAAIAWRFILQTATQFLRSKSPQPISHILRFTERRASVLIVLIILVKGLTLYPVFPYYISYYNPLVRGARTARFVLMMGNGEALDLAADWLNQQVNLNELVAASRYRSVLGPYLIGEALEIPRGFRGGLTQRWLRNANFLVFYINQVQREIPNQEVFEYFSRQEPLHVVQLNGVDYATIYPGPIARPEEMQTIITPEEAIEADGLTLRGYTLTSDSLTPGDPLELTLYWDILEAIPSQTTFTLSIQQDNTLLMAIPRVILQGFLGDDAIETGKTIRDLQFLSFPVTLPAGDYEIAISLSSPLLSADEALVDMGTSIPKTIGLFEMLPSED; encoded by the coding sequence GTGGTTATTGTCGTTTTCATCGTTTCGTTTGCGACTCGGGTTATTGCTGTGGAGGTTCCTATCAATGTCGATGAAAATCTTTGGTTATTTCGGGGTTTGAACTTTGTTGGTCAACTCTTCTCCGGAAATTTATCTGACACGTATTTTCAACATCACCCTGGAGTTCCTACCATGTGGGTAAATGGCTTAGGGATGACGTTAGGCTGTCTGGTCGAAAATTTTTATCCACCCCGTATTAACCTAGATTCAGACTCTCTGAGAACTTGTGCCAGTCTCTTGAGATCTCAGAACTTTGCTCCTCTTGAAACTTACGTGATTACGCGCTGGATTCAAGCCATCATCACGTCTGGTTTAATTAGTGTATCAACTTGGCTTTTATCACGAGTTTTGACTCTAAAGCTGGCGCTCATCACTGTCTCCATTTTAGCGTTAGAACCCTTTTTTCTAGGGTATCAACGCCTCGTGATTACCGATTCGCTACAAACAGGGTTTATGTTGGTTAGTGTTTTAGCCTTGTTTCTCCATTGGCGAATGACATCTGGACAATTATACTTAATTGCGTCCGGTGTGACGATGGGATTGGCGATCGCAACGAAGACGACCAGCTTACTGGTATTTCCAGGTTTATTGGCGATCGCCCTCCTCACAGAACTCAATTGCGTTAAGCCTCTTTTCCTTAAAAAAGGTCTAGCTAACCAATTCAAAGATGTAGGAATTTGGAGTCTCTGTATTCTTATCACGTTTATTGTGATTTGGCCAGCAATGTGGGTCGCCCCTATAGAGACCATAGCGAGATTGGTAGAAGATTTGAGGGATGAAACACAACGTGGATCTTTGTTTTTCTTAGGACGCTCTACCCGTGAAGTTAATGCTCTCTTTTATCCGGTAGTCCTCCTCTATCGCTTGTCCCCAATCTTAGTCATCGGCTCACTTTTGTCATTACTCATGAGCTTATTGTCCTCTTGGCGAGACGAAGGAATTTATCAAAAACAGCTCATCGTCAATCTGATTTTAGTGCTCTCTTTTTTATTGGTTTTGTCAGTTCCTGGTAATAAGCTTGATCGCTATATTTTGCCTATTATTCCTTTTCTGGCCATCAATGCGGCGATCGCCTGGCGATTTATCCTACAAACAGCAACCCAGTTCTTAAGGTCTAAATCACCCCAACCTATATCTCATATCCTGAGGTTCACTGAGCGAAGAGCGTCTGTCCTGATTGTCCTGATTATCCTAGTGAAAGGATTAACTCTCTACCCCGTTTTTCCTTACTACATTAGCTACTATAATCCTCTAGTTAGAGGGGCTAGAACAGCTCGATTTGTCTTGATGATGGGGAATGGTGAAGCGTTAGATTTAGCTGCTGATTGGCTAAATCAACAAGTTAATCTCAATGAATTAGTAGCGGCGAGTCGGTATCGAAGTGTCTTAGGTCCTTATCTCATAGGAGAGGCGTTAGAAATTCCCAGAGGTTTTCGGGGAGGATTAACACAGCGTTGGTTACGGAATGCCAATTTCTTGGTTTTCTATATCAACCAAGTTCAACGAGAAATCCCAAATCAGGAAGTATTTGAGTATTTCTCACGTCAAGAGCCATTACATGTTGTGCAACTCAATGGCGTTGACTATGCCACAATTTACCCAGGACCGATCGCCCGGCCTGAAGAGATGCAGACGATCATCACCCCAGAGGAAGCGATTGAAGCTGACGGATTAACATTACGGGGGTATACACTCACCTCTGACAGCTTAACGCCAGGAGATCCCCTGGAACTGACTCTGTATTGGGATATTCTAGAGGCGATTCCCTCTCAGACCACATTTACCCTCAGTATTCAACAGGATAATACCCTACTCATGGCAATTCCCCGAGTCATTCTCCAGGGGTTTTTAGGAGATGATGCCATTGAAACTGGGAAAACGATTCGTGATCTTCAGTTTTTATCCTTTCCCGTGACCTTACCGGCAGGGGATTATGAAATTGCCATAAGCCTCTCTTCTCCCCTGTTGTCGGCGGATGAGGCCCTGGTGGATATGGGAACCAGCATACCCAAGACGATTGGACTGTTTGAAATGCTACCATCCGAGGATTAA
- a CDS encoding alanine/glycine:cation symporter family protein: protein MKQRWLLFMLLLALPTAAIAQEVADESLNGSGNILELIDQVFSGLVDAMAKVLFFSLGGIPLIVLWLIGGAVFFTLRMSFVNIRAFKHAIYVVAGHYDDPDEDGELTHFQALSAALSATVGLGNIAGVAIAVQAGGPGAVFWMTLAGLFGMTSKFVECTLAQKYRIVYADGRIAGGPMYYLSQGLAQRGLEPLGRILAVLFAILCIGGSLGGGNMFQVNQSFSAVSDFVPIPNWLYGVLLATLVALVIIGGIRRIGSVAAAIVPSMCVIYVLAALWIILTNISEVPSAFSTIISGAFTPEAVEGGFIGVLIQGVRRAVFSNEAGIGSAAIAHAAARTEEPVREGIVALLEPFIDTVVVCNMTALVVVITGVYQDLDRTGVDLTAAAFGTVIGWFPVLLSLAVFLFAFSTMISWSYYGERAWTYLFGDQQTQIYRLIFVLCVFVGAVVNLGSVLDFSDMMLLTMAFPNMLGGFILSKEVAMDLGDYLDRLKRGVMPIYK from the coding sequence ATGAAACAACGTTGGTTACTCTTTATGCTCTTACTGGCATTGCCCACAGCGGCGATCGCCCAGGAAGTGGCGGACGAATCTCTAAACGGCTCAGGCAACATTTTAGAACTGATAGACCAGGTCTTCAGCGGTCTTGTTGATGCCATGGCAAAGGTTCTCTTTTTTAGCCTTGGGGGAATTCCCCTGATTGTTCTCTGGCTCATTGGTGGGGCTGTATTTTTCACCTTGCGGATGAGTTTTGTCAATATCCGCGCCTTTAAACACGCCATTTACGTGGTGGCGGGTCATTATGACGACCCCGACGAAGACGGTGAACTGACCCACTTTCAAGCCCTGTCTGCCGCCCTCTCGGCAACCGTTGGCTTAGGGAACATTGCTGGGGTGGCGATCGCCGTCCAAGCGGGGGGCCCCGGAGCCGTCTTTTGGATGACCTTGGCGGGACTGTTTGGCATGACCAGTAAGTTTGTCGAATGTACCCTGGCCCAAAAATATCGTATTGTCTATGCCGATGGTCGCATTGCCGGAGGCCCGATGTATTATCTCTCCCAAGGTCTCGCTCAACGAGGCTTAGAACCCTTGGGTAGAATTTTAGCCGTGCTATTCGCCATCCTCTGTATTGGCGGATCGTTAGGAGGGGGAAATATGTTTCAGGTTAACCAGTCCTTCTCCGCCGTGTCCGATTTCGTCCCCATTCCCAATTGGCTGTATGGAGTCTTGCTGGCTACTCTCGTGGCCCTAGTCATTATTGGCGGGATTCGTCGGATTGGCTCCGTAGCGGCTGCCATTGTGCCCTCCATGTGTGTCATTTATGTCTTGGCGGCCCTATGGATTATTCTCACCAACATCTCGGAAGTCCCCAGTGCCTTCAGTACGATTATCTCAGGTGCTTTTACCCCGGAAGCCGTGGAAGGGGGCTTTATTGGTGTTCTGATTCAAGGGGTACGGCGGGCCGTGTTCTCTAACGAAGCTGGGATTGGCTCAGCGGCGATCGCCCATGCAGCGGCCCGCACCGAGGAACCAGTGCGAGAAGGGATTGTGGCACTGCTTGAGCCGTTCATTGATACGGTGGTGGTTTGTAATATGACGGCCTTAGTGGTGGTGATTACGGGAGTCTATCAGGACTTAGACCGCACTGGGGTGGATTTAACGGCGGCCGCCTTTGGCACTGTGATTGGCTGGTTTCCCGTGTTGCTGTCTCTGGCGGTGTTCCTGTTTGCCTTCTCAACGATGATTTCTTGGAGTTACTACGGGGAGCGGGCCTGGACCTATCTGTTTGGAGACCAACAAACCCAAATCTATCGGTTGATTTTCGTCCTCTGTGTGTTTGTGGGGGCAGTGGTCAACCTCGGTTCAGTGCTGGACTTCAGCGATATGATGCTGCTGACGATGGCCTTTCCCAATATGTTGGGGGGATTTATCCTCTCTAAAGAAGTGGCGATGGACTTAGGAGACTATCTAGACCGCCTCAAACGGGGAGTTATGCCCATTTATAAGTAG
- a CDS encoding PAS domain S-box protein, with the protein MSSKLGSSRINLMKFFELSPDLLGVIGSDSHFKHLSPAWESILGHSNQELKSRPWIEWIHTDDLQKTLSHINNLVIVGKDKVTFKNRLRCRNGKYRWLSWQANYDPQNHLIYTQVSDLGERPGCSISPNLSGQRFNSPEEHFRLLVDGVKDHAIYMLDRHGRVISWNSGAERINGWEAHEIIGQSSSIFFTVASRQRRVPEKVLRVAATSGRVEFENWRMRKDGSCFWANVTLSALRDERGQLLGYATITRDVTDRKQEEEALQQAYDNLEKRVEERTAELQAANSRLREEVHIRSQAEEALRQSQKRLTQQASQLEATLRELRSTQAQLIHTEKMSGLGQLVAGVAHEINNPVGFIHGNLEHASHYVQDLLRLIHCYQEHYPNPTPKIQAELEDIDLDFIVADMPKLLASMNQGTQRIQAIVQSLRHFSGLNEAQYKPVDLHNALNSTLRVLQHRLQGDGQQQPIQLIRNYDPNLTKVDCFPGQLNQAFANVISNAIDALQDYDKTQDSADYRPTLTVETQHLGDRVRITFSDNGPGMDESVRSRIFDPFFTTKPVGRGTGLGLSTTYQIIVDKHRGSLTCTSQCQQGTSIAIELPLNSNS; encoded by the coding sequence ATGTCTTCAAAACTGGGGTCTTCCCGGATCAATCTCATGAAATTCTTTGAGTTATCCCCGGACTTGTTGGGAGTGATTGGTTCGGATAGTCATTTCAAACATCTTTCCCCCGCCTGGGAAAGCATCTTAGGCCATAGCAACCAGGAACTAAAATCACGGCCTTGGATTGAATGGATTCATACCGATGATCTCCAGAAAACCTTGAGTCATATCAATAACTTAGTAATTGTTGGTAAAGACAAGGTCACCTTTAAGAATCGGCTGCGTTGTCGCAATGGCAAGTATCGCTGGCTGTCCTGGCAAGCCAACTACGACCCTCAAAATCATTTGATTTATACCCAAGTCTCTGATTTAGGCGAACGTCCCGGCTGTAGTATTAGTCCCAATCTCTCAGGGCAACGATTTAACAGCCCGGAAGAACATTTCCGTCTTCTGGTGGACGGGGTTAAAGATCATGCCATCTATATGCTCGATCGCCATGGACGAGTGATTAGCTGGAATTCTGGTGCAGAACGGATCAACGGCTGGGAGGCCCATGAAATTATCGGCCAATCCAGCAGCATCTTCTTCACCGTAGCAAGCCGTCAGCGAAGAGTTCCCGAGAAAGTGCTGCGAGTCGCCGCCACCTCAGGGCGAGTTGAATTTGAAAACTGGCGGATGCGGAAAGACGGCTCCTGTTTTTGGGCGAATGTTACCTTATCCGCTCTACGGGATGAACGGGGACAACTCCTTGGCTATGCCACCATTACCCGAGATGTGACCGATCGCAAACAGGAAGAGGAAGCCTTACAACAGGCCTACGATAACCTGGAAAAACGGGTCGAAGAACGCACCGCAGAACTACAGGCGGCCAATAGCCGACTACGGGAAGAAGTCCATATCCGCTCCCAAGCTGAAGAAGCCCTGCGCCAATCCCAAAAACGACTCACCCAGCAAGCTAGTCAACTCGAAGCCACCTTACGAGAGTTACGCAGCACCCAAGCACAACTGATTCATACGGAGAAAATGTCAGGCCTGGGGCAGTTGGTGGCAGGGGTGGCCCATGAAATCAATAACCCCGTTGGGTTTATCCATGGCAACTTGGAACATGCCAGTCATTATGTCCAGGACTTGCTACGGCTGATTCACTGTTATCAGGAGCATTACCCCAATCCCACCCCCAAAATTCAGGCAGAACTCGAAGACATTGACCTGGATTTTATTGTGGCAGATATGCCGAAACTCTTGGCATCAATGAATCAGGGAACGCAGCGGATTCAAGCCATCGTCCAATCATTGCGCCATTTCTCCGGCCTCAATGAGGCCCAGTACAAGCCGGTGGATCTGCATAATGCCCTAAACAGCACCCTGCGCGTCTTACAACACCGCTTACAGGGCGATGGACAGCAGCAGCCGATTCAACTCATCCGAAACTATGACCCGAATTTGACCAAGGTGGACTGTTTCCCTGGCCAGTTGAATCAAGCCTTTGCCAACGTCATTAGCAATGCGATTGATGCTTTGCAAGACTACGATAAAACTCAGGACTCGGCCGACTATCGTCCTACCCTAACCGTTGAGACTCAACATCTGGGCGATCGCGTCCGGATCACCTTCAGCGACAATGGGCCAGGTATGGATGAGTCGGTGCGATCGCGCATCTTTGATCCCTTCTTCACCACAAAGCCTGTGGGCCGAGGAACCGGCTTGGGACTCTCAACCACCTATCAAATCATTGTCGACAAACATAGGGGAAGTCTGACCTGCACTTCACAATGTCAGCAAGGGACTTCAATCGCCATAGAACTTCCCCTAAACTCGAACAGCTAG
- a CDS encoding ATP-binding protein: MNPNSVRFLQHQAASLLLYQEVLTGEAGQAFLQLLDTLYRHDKPSACVYAYARWFRALVAQGQSWQDYLIQRLLYDDNPFTHQAQLHPFCDLNPTLVQAAQDDLSALQHLATCGGPTLSQWVRQVTKSDSSLVAIPDHIGEHPLEFGQTWNESLPELAAFHRQRGAGTLAQYHVLRWHESMLEGVAVADPVRLDELAGYESQKAILVQNTQRLLAGEFALHVLLYGSRGTGKSSLVKALVNEYGDRGLRLLEVMKSQLYDLPKISERLRNLPQKFILFVDDLSFEEDDEAFKALKVVLEGSVTARPQNVVVYATSNRRHLIREFFEDRPRPSAADEIHNWDTVEEKLSFSDRFGLTLTFESADQRRYLEIVRHLAGQRRLDLPLEELDAQALQWATRHNGRSGRTARQFIEQLQPQLKTARASDDPWNA; the protein is encoded by the coding sequence ATGAATCCCAATTCCGTTCGCTTTCTCCAACACCAAGCCGCCTCATTACTCCTCTATCAAGAGGTTTTGACGGGTGAGGCGGGACAGGCTTTTCTTCAACTTCTCGATACTCTCTACCGTCACGACAAACCCAGCGCCTGTGTCTACGCCTACGCCCGTTGGTTTCGGGCCTTGGTGGCTCAGGGACAGAGTTGGCAGGACTATTTGATTCAACGGCTGCTCTATGATGATAATCCCTTCACCCATCAGGCTCAGTTGCATCCCTTCTGCGACCTCAATCCTACCCTGGTGCAAGCGGCCCAAGATGACTTAAGCGCCCTACAACACCTGGCCACCTGTGGCGGCCCCACCCTCAGTCAATGGGTTCGTCAGGTGACAAAATCGGACAGTTCCTTGGTGGCAATTCCCGATCACATCGGTGAGCATCCGCTGGAATTTGGCCAAACTTGGAACGAGTCCCTCCCAGAATTAGCGGCGTTCCATCGTCAACGTGGGGCCGGAACCCTCGCTCAATATCACGTTCTCCGCTGGCATGAGTCAATGCTAGAGGGCGTCGCGGTGGCCGACCCGGTGCGCCTAGATGAGTTAGCCGGGTATGAGTCCCAAAAAGCCATCTTGGTTCAGAATACTCAGCGATTATTAGCCGGGGAGTTTGCCCTCCATGTGTTGCTCTATGGAAGTCGTGGCACTGGGAAATCCTCCCTCGTCAAAGCCTTGGTGAATGAGTATGGCGATCGCGGCTTACGACTGCTCGAAGTCATGAAATCCCAACTTTATGACCTACCCAAAATTAGTGAACGGTTACGAAATTTACCGCAAAAATTCATTTTGTTTGTTGATGACCTCTCCTTTGAAGAAGATGACGAAGCCTTTAAAGCCCTAAAAGTGGTCTTAGAAGGTAGTGTGACCGCTCGACCTCAAAACGTCGTGGTCTATGCCACATCCAACCGTCGTCATCTAATTCGTGAATTCTTTGAGGATCGCCCTCGCCCCAGTGCCGCCGACGAAATTCATAACTGGGACACCGTTGAAGAAAAACTCTCCTTTAGCGATCGCTTTGGCTTAACCCTGACCTTTGAGAGCGCAGACCAACGCCGTTATCTAGAAATTGTGCGGCATTTAGCAGGACAACGCCGTCTGGATCTCCCCCTCGAAGAGCTGGACGCCCAAGCCCTGCAATGGGCAACTCGCCATAATGGACGTTCAGGACGCACCGCCCGACAGTTTATTGAACAGCTACAACCTCAGCTCAAAACAGCACGAGCGAGCGATGATCCCTGGAACGCATAA